A genomic window from Diospyros lotus cultivar Yz01 chromosome 2, ASM1463336v1, whole genome shotgun sequence includes:
- the LOC127795033 gene encoding arginine--tRNA ligase, cytoplasmic-like isoform X1 has product MNGTLALLLPPVSPSPQFLSLNFSRLPLFYSPPSLSTARKPKTDILRATSRRLLSATKVQTISIMAAQEENVGNLKQQLAKLFEASLRATVPGEVDVAPLIAACNPRFGDYQCNNAMSLWTKIKGKGSEFTGPQPIGRALMKNLPASEMIESCTIAGPGFVNVVLSKQWIAKSIEKMLINGIETWAPKLQVKRAVVDFSSPNIAKEMHVGHLRSTIIGDTLARMLEFSNVEVLRRNHVGDWGTQFGMLIEYLFEKLPNLEAASDQAIGDLEAFYKASKQRFDSDPQFKERAQQAVVSLQAGEEKYRKAWTQICEISRKGYERVYQRLGIEIEEKGESFYNPYIPGVLEELSKKGLIEESEGAQVIFIEGKNIPLIVVKKDGGFNYASTDLTAIWYRLNEEKADWIIYVTDVGQREHFEMVFTAVKRAGWFPVDENMYPKASHVGFGLVLGEDGKRFRTRSTEIVRLVDLLDEAKSRCKAALVERGKADEWTEEELVQTAEAVGYGAVKYADLKNNRLTNYTFNFDQMLNDKGNTAVYLLYAHARICSIIRKSGKDIEELKKTGTIVLGHPDERTLGLHLLQFAEVVEESCSNLLPNVLCEYLYNLSEYFTKFYSNCQVVGSDEETSRLLICEATAVVMRKCFHLLGITPVYKI; this is encoded by the exons ATGAATGGCACATTGGCCCTTTTACTTCCGCCAGTTTCTCCTTCTccccaatttctctctctaaatttcAGTCGCCTTCCTCTCTTTTATTCTCCACCTTCTCTCTCTACAGCCCGTAAGCCAAAA ACAGATATTCTGAGGGCAACGTCTAGAAGGTTATTATCAGCTACAAAAGTGCAGACAATATCGATAATGGCAGCT CAAGAGGAAAATGTTGGAAATCTGAAGCAACAGCTAGCAAAATTATTTGAAGCATCTCTTAGAGCAACAGTCCCTGGTGAGGTGGATGTAGCGCCTCTGATTGCGGCATGCAATCCGAGATTTGGCGATTACCAATG CAACAATGCCATGAGCTTATGGACAAAAATAAAAGGCAAGGGTTCAGAATTCACAGGCCCCCAACCAATTGGACGG GCCCTTATGAAAAATTTACCTGCGTCGGAAATGATAGAATCATGCACTATAGCGGGACCTGGGTTTGTGAATGTTGTGTTATCAAAGCAATGGATAGCAAAG AGCATTGAGAAGATGCTAATAAATGGTATTGAGACATGGGCACCAAAACTTCAAGTCAAAAGAGCAGTGGTTGATTTTTCTTCACCCAACATTGCTAAAGAAATGCATGTTGGCCACTTAAGATCTACTATTATTGGAGACACTCTTGCACGTATGCTGGAGTTTTCAAATGTTGAGGTTCTACGGAGAAACCATGTTGGTGATTGGGGCACACAG TTTGGCATGCTGATTGAATATCTTTTTGAGAAGTTACCAAATTTGGAAGCTGCCAGTGATCAAGCTATTGGAGATCTTGAG GCATTCTATAAGGCCTCAAAGCAAAGATTTGACAGTGATCCTCAATTCAAGGAGAGGGCACAACAGGCGGTGGTCAGTCTCCAG GCTGGAGAAGAGAAGTATCGTAAGGCATGGACACAAATCTGTGAAATTAGTCGGAAAGGATATGAAAGAGTTTATCAGCGGCTAGGAATTGAGATAGAGGAAAAG GGAGAAAGCTTCTACAATCCATATATTCCTGGGGTTTTAGAGGAATTGAGTAAAAAGGGCTTAATTGAAGAGAGTGAAGGTGCACAGGTTATCTTTATTGAAGGGAAAAATATACCTCTTATTGTTGTTAAGAAGGATGGGGGTTTCAACTATGCTTCAACGGATCTTACTGCAATTTG GTATCGTCTTAATGAAGAAAAAGCTGATTGGATAATATATGTTACTGATGTTGGACAGCGAGAGCATTTTGAAATGGTGTTCACT GCTGTAAAGCGTGCTGGTTGGTTTCCAGTGGATGAAAATATGTACCCTAAAGCTAGCCATGTTGGCTTTGGTCTTGTTCTTGGAGAAGATGGAAAACGATTTAGAACTCGTAGTACTGAAATAGTTCGACTAGTTGATTTACTTGATGAAGCTAAGAGTCGATGTAAAGCAGCTCTTGTTGAACGAG GCAAAGCTGATGAATGGACAGAGGAGGAGCTTGTGCAAACTGCTGAGGCAGTTGGTTATGGGGCTGTGAA GTATGCTGACCTGAAAAATAACAGATTGACCAATTACACGTTTAATTTTGATCAGATGCTTAATGATAAG GGAAATACTGCAGTCTATTTGCTTTATGCACACGCCAGGATATGTTCTATCATCAGGAAATCTGGTAAAGACATAGAGGAGTTGAAAAAA ACGGGGACAATAGTTTTGGGCCATCCAGATGAGCGTACATTGGGACTTCACTTACTCCAGTTTGCTGAG GTTGTAGAGGAATCTTGCTCCAATCTTTTGCCAAATGTTCTCTGCGAATATTTGTACAATTTATCAGAGTACTTCACAAAATTTTATTCGAATTGTCAG gTGGTTGGGTCAGACGAGGAGACAAGCCGGCTCTTGATTTGTGAAGCAACTGCGGTGGTCATGAGAAAATGCTTCCATCTACTTGGTATCACACCTGTGTACAAGATATGA
- the LOC127795033 gene encoding arginine--tRNA ligase, cytoplasmic-like isoform X2, producing the protein MNGTLALLLPPVSPSPQFLSLNFSRLPLFYSPPSLSTAHILRATSRRLLSATKVQTISIMAAQEENVGNLKQQLAKLFEASLRATVPGEVDVAPLIAACNPRFGDYQCNNAMSLWTKIKGKGSEFTGPQPIGRALMKNLPASEMIESCTIAGPGFVNVVLSKQWIAKSIEKMLINGIETWAPKLQVKRAVVDFSSPNIAKEMHVGHLRSTIIGDTLARMLEFSNVEVLRRNHVGDWGTQFGMLIEYLFEKLPNLEAASDQAIGDLEAFYKASKQRFDSDPQFKERAQQAVVSLQAGEEKYRKAWTQICEISRKGYERVYQRLGIEIEEKGESFYNPYIPGVLEELSKKGLIEESEGAQVIFIEGKNIPLIVVKKDGGFNYASTDLTAIWYRLNEEKADWIIYVTDVGQREHFEMVFTAVKRAGWFPVDENMYPKASHVGFGLVLGEDGKRFRTRSTEIVRLVDLLDEAKSRCKAALVERGKADEWTEEELVQTAEAVGYGAVKYADLKNNRLTNYTFNFDQMLNDKGNTAVYLLYAHARICSIIRKSGKDIEELKKTGTIVLGHPDERTLGLHLLQFAEVVEESCSNLLPNVLCEYLYNLSEYFTKFYSNCQVVGSDEETSRLLICEATAVVMRKCFHLLGITPVYKI; encoded by the exons ATGAATGGCACATTGGCCCTTTTACTTCCGCCAGTTTCTCCTTCTccccaatttctctctctaaatttcAGTCGCCTTCCTCTCTTTTATTCTCCACCTTCTCTCTCTACAGCCC ATATTCTGAGGGCAACGTCTAGAAGGTTATTATCAGCTACAAAAGTGCAGACAATATCGATAATGGCAGCT CAAGAGGAAAATGTTGGAAATCTGAAGCAACAGCTAGCAAAATTATTTGAAGCATCTCTTAGAGCAACAGTCCCTGGTGAGGTGGATGTAGCGCCTCTGATTGCGGCATGCAATCCGAGATTTGGCGATTACCAATG CAACAATGCCATGAGCTTATGGACAAAAATAAAAGGCAAGGGTTCAGAATTCACAGGCCCCCAACCAATTGGACGG GCCCTTATGAAAAATTTACCTGCGTCGGAAATGATAGAATCATGCACTATAGCGGGACCTGGGTTTGTGAATGTTGTGTTATCAAAGCAATGGATAGCAAAG AGCATTGAGAAGATGCTAATAAATGGTATTGAGACATGGGCACCAAAACTTCAAGTCAAAAGAGCAGTGGTTGATTTTTCTTCACCCAACATTGCTAAAGAAATGCATGTTGGCCACTTAAGATCTACTATTATTGGAGACACTCTTGCACGTATGCTGGAGTTTTCAAATGTTGAGGTTCTACGGAGAAACCATGTTGGTGATTGGGGCACACAG TTTGGCATGCTGATTGAATATCTTTTTGAGAAGTTACCAAATTTGGAAGCTGCCAGTGATCAAGCTATTGGAGATCTTGAG GCATTCTATAAGGCCTCAAAGCAAAGATTTGACAGTGATCCTCAATTCAAGGAGAGGGCACAACAGGCGGTGGTCAGTCTCCAG GCTGGAGAAGAGAAGTATCGTAAGGCATGGACACAAATCTGTGAAATTAGTCGGAAAGGATATGAAAGAGTTTATCAGCGGCTAGGAATTGAGATAGAGGAAAAG GGAGAAAGCTTCTACAATCCATATATTCCTGGGGTTTTAGAGGAATTGAGTAAAAAGGGCTTAATTGAAGAGAGTGAAGGTGCACAGGTTATCTTTATTGAAGGGAAAAATATACCTCTTATTGTTGTTAAGAAGGATGGGGGTTTCAACTATGCTTCAACGGATCTTACTGCAATTTG GTATCGTCTTAATGAAGAAAAAGCTGATTGGATAATATATGTTACTGATGTTGGACAGCGAGAGCATTTTGAAATGGTGTTCACT GCTGTAAAGCGTGCTGGTTGGTTTCCAGTGGATGAAAATATGTACCCTAAAGCTAGCCATGTTGGCTTTGGTCTTGTTCTTGGAGAAGATGGAAAACGATTTAGAACTCGTAGTACTGAAATAGTTCGACTAGTTGATTTACTTGATGAAGCTAAGAGTCGATGTAAAGCAGCTCTTGTTGAACGAG GCAAAGCTGATGAATGGACAGAGGAGGAGCTTGTGCAAACTGCTGAGGCAGTTGGTTATGGGGCTGTGAA GTATGCTGACCTGAAAAATAACAGATTGACCAATTACACGTTTAATTTTGATCAGATGCTTAATGATAAG GGAAATACTGCAGTCTATTTGCTTTATGCACACGCCAGGATATGTTCTATCATCAGGAAATCTGGTAAAGACATAGAGGAGTTGAAAAAA ACGGGGACAATAGTTTTGGGCCATCCAGATGAGCGTACATTGGGACTTCACTTACTCCAGTTTGCTGAG GTTGTAGAGGAATCTTGCTCCAATCTTTTGCCAAATGTTCTCTGCGAATATTTGTACAATTTATCAGAGTACTTCACAAAATTTTATTCGAATTGTCAG gTGGTTGGGTCAGACGAGGAGACAAGCCGGCTCTTGATTTGTGAAGCAACTGCGGTGGTCATGAGAAAATGCTTCCATCTACTTGGTATCACACCTGTGTACAAGATATGA
- the LOC127795033 gene encoding arginine--tRNA ligase, chloroplastic/mitochondrial-like isoform X3, whose protein sequence is MAAQEENVGNLKQQLAKLFEASLRATVPGEVDVAPLIAACNPRFGDYQCNNAMSLWTKIKGKGSEFTGPQPIGRALMKNLPASEMIESCTIAGPGFVNVVLSKQWIAKSIEKMLINGIETWAPKLQVKRAVVDFSSPNIAKEMHVGHLRSTIIGDTLARMLEFSNVEVLRRNHVGDWGTQFGMLIEYLFEKLPNLEAASDQAIGDLEAFYKASKQRFDSDPQFKERAQQAVVSLQAGEEKYRKAWTQICEISRKGYERVYQRLGIEIEEKGESFYNPYIPGVLEELSKKGLIEESEGAQVIFIEGKNIPLIVVKKDGGFNYASTDLTAIWYRLNEEKADWIIYVTDVGQREHFEMVFTAVKRAGWFPVDENMYPKASHVGFGLVLGEDGKRFRTRSTEIVRLVDLLDEAKSRCKAALVERGKADEWTEEELVQTAEAVGYGAVKYADLKNNRLTNYTFNFDQMLNDKGNTAVYLLYAHARICSIIRKSGKDIEELKKTGTIVLGHPDERTLGLHLLQFAEVVEESCSNLLPNVLCEYLYNLSEYFTKFYSNCQVVGSDEETSRLLICEATAVVMRKCFHLLGITPVYKI, encoded by the exons ATGGCAGCT CAAGAGGAAAATGTTGGAAATCTGAAGCAACAGCTAGCAAAATTATTTGAAGCATCTCTTAGAGCAACAGTCCCTGGTGAGGTGGATGTAGCGCCTCTGATTGCGGCATGCAATCCGAGATTTGGCGATTACCAATG CAACAATGCCATGAGCTTATGGACAAAAATAAAAGGCAAGGGTTCAGAATTCACAGGCCCCCAACCAATTGGACGG GCCCTTATGAAAAATTTACCTGCGTCGGAAATGATAGAATCATGCACTATAGCGGGACCTGGGTTTGTGAATGTTGTGTTATCAAAGCAATGGATAGCAAAG AGCATTGAGAAGATGCTAATAAATGGTATTGAGACATGGGCACCAAAACTTCAAGTCAAAAGAGCAGTGGTTGATTTTTCTTCACCCAACATTGCTAAAGAAATGCATGTTGGCCACTTAAGATCTACTATTATTGGAGACACTCTTGCACGTATGCTGGAGTTTTCAAATGTTGAGGTTCTACGGAGAAACCATGTTGGTGATTGGGGCACACAG TTTGGCATGCTGATTGAATATCTTTTTGAGAAGTTACCAAATTTGGAAGCTGCCAGTGATCAAGCTATTGGAGATCTTGAG GCATTCTATAAGGCCTCAAAGCAAAGATTTGACAGTGATCCTCAATTCAAGGAGAGGGCACAACAGGCGGTGGTCAGTCTCCAG GCTGGAGAAGAGAAGTATCGTAAGGCATGGACACAAATCTGTGAAATTAGTCGGAAAGGATATGAAAGAGTTTATCAGCGGCTAGGAATTGAGATAGAGGAAAAG GGAGAAAGCTTCTACAATCCATATATTCCTGGGGTTTTAGAGGAATTGAGTAAAAAGGGCTTAATTGAAGAGAGTGAAGGTGCACAGGTTATCTTTATTGAAGGGAAAAATATACCTCTTATTGTTGTTAAGAAGGATGGGGGTTTCAACTATGCTTCAACGGATCTTACTGCAATTTG GTATCGTCTTAATGAAGAAAAAGCTGATTGGATAATATATGTTACTGATGTTGGACAGCGAGAGCATTTTGAAATGGTGTTCACT GCTGTAAAGCGTGCTGGTTGGTTTCCAGTGGATGAAAATATGTACCCTAAAGCTAGCCATGTTGGCTTTGGTCTTGTTCTTGGAGAAGATGGAAAACGATTTAGAACTCGTAGTACTGAAATAGTTCGACTAGTTGATTTACTTGATGAAGCTAAGAGTCGATGTAAAGCAGCTCTTGTTGAACGAG GCAAAGCTGATGAATGGACAGAGGAGGAGCTTGTGCAAACTGCTGAGGCAGTTGGTTATGGGGCTGTGAA GTATGCTGACCTGAAAAATAACAGATTGACCAATTACACGTTTAATTTTGATCAGATGCTTAATGATAAG GGAAATACTGCAGTCTATTTGCTTTATGCACACGCCAGGATATGTTCTATCATCAGGAAATCTGGTAAAGACATAGAGGAGTTGAAAAAA ACGGGGACAATAGTTTTGGGCCATCCAGATGAGCGTACATTGGGACTTCACTTACTCCAGTTTGCTGAG GTTGTAGAGGAATCTTGCTCCAATCTTTTGCCAAATGTTCTCTGCGAATATTTGTACAATTTATCAGAGTACTTCACAAAATTTTATTCGAATTGTCAG gTGGTTGGGTCAGACGAGGAGACAAGCCGGCTCTTGATTTGTGAAGCAACTGCGGTGGTCATGAGAAAATGCTTCCATCTACTTGGTATCACACCTGTGTACAAGATATGA